The Bactrocera dorsalis isolate Fly_Bdor chromosome 2, ASM2337382v1, whole genome shotgun sequence region TTGTGCGAAAAGAAAACTTATTTGATGTACATTTTCGACTATAATTCGTATTCTGCTTTGTATCGGCGGTAGCTACAAATTAAAGGAACGGGTAAACACATAAAGGATTATAGTAAACAGAAACGTGTTAAAAACACGCAGTGACAGCATCGTAAAGCGTCAAAACAACGGAGGCAACATAGATATTGGTACACTTCGACTTGTGAATAATGAGCCGCCATGAAggtaaacattttatttgaaatttttgacaagCGTGTCAAAGGTTTAAGAattgcaataattaattttaataacaaaaatattaacactaaattactttaaattgtaaatagGAGTCAGTTGTGATTCTTGTCTCAAAAGCAACTTTAATGGTCGCCGCTACAAATGCTTGATATGCTATGATTATGATTTATGTGCTGATTGCTATGAGGATGGCGTTACATCTACCCGTCATTTGGTCGATCATCCAATGCAATGTATTCTTACGCGTTCCGATATAGAATTGTTTTTCGGTGGCGAGATGCTCAACTCAGAGCAACCACAAAGTTTCACATGCCCCTATTGTAAAAGAATGGGTTTTAGCGATGCTACGTTACTGGAGCACGTTTCGGCCGAGCATACGGAGACCAGCCTCGAGGTGGTGTGTCCAGTATGTGCCGGACTACCGGGAGGCGAACCGAATCTAGTCACAGACGACTTTGCCGGTCATCTAACATTGGAGCATCGAACGGGACCACGGGAACTAATTTCATTTCTAATATCCTTTTTGAATAATACCAAATTAAACATAACACACCATAtaagctatatacatacataggttttttctatttcttgtttttaatatattgaatGGGTTTCCTTAATATGTATCTTTGAAATATACGATGAGCCATCAGCAATTCGACATGGTGGTGGGGTACGTCGCATTCCTGGTCGTACTCTTGGAGGTCCTCGTGCACGTCGTTCTAATATGCACTTTAGTTCATCGAGCGGATTATCTGCCCTTTCTCCATCCGGAAGAGAATCAGTAGATCCTATTGCGGAACTACTTTCACAGTTATCGGGCGTGAGAAGAGGTGGACCACAAACGTCTCAGCTGCAACAAttgcaaatgcaaatacaattGGAACGACAACAAGTGACGGTATCTAATTTTGTGTTTCTTATGTTTatttacaagtacatatgtattttagaacaatatttaaatggacctggctacatacatacatatgtatgtatattcatgctACAGTAGAAAATTGCGCAGTTGTACAATTTTTACAGGAGTCAACGCGGTGCACATACATCCGAAAGAATgacgaaattatttgtttatgtttttaatttcattgaattttttttttgcgccaTCTTTTTATATACTAGTTAATGCCATTTCTTTGTTCGTTTTTGTTTAGGCAACTCGCCAACAGTTGGAGCGTTTGCCCCGACGGGCTCATCCGATGGTCTCTTCATCGAATTCGAATGCAACCATGCCAGAGGTGATAAGCAGCGGTCCGATATTAAGCGGCAGTGGTTCTGGTGGCAGTGGAGGCAGTGGCGCAAGCGGTTCTGGTAGTCTCAATGGTGGTGGCGGTAGTTCATGTCGCACCAACGAATGGACTGTTAATCCATCATTAGGAGCTCAGCAACAATCGCAGTCAGGTCTGACAGGCAGCGCCGGAATCAACAACAGAGAAGTAggtttaatattaacattacaTCCGACAGCCGAATGTGTATTTCTAATTTGTTGTTCTGATCTTTCTGAATAGAGTGGCGGCGGAAGTGGTAACGTAAATGGGGGTAGCGGCAGCAATGCTAACAATATACTCGGCATGTCAATTGCTGGCGGTGCAGTGGGTGCGGGTGTTAATAGCGCAAGCAATGGGGCTGACGTTCAATCACAGTTTTTGCTAACAAAATTCATGCAGCCAACATTGAGTGATACAGAATGGGCTGAAATGGAAAGAGAACGATCTGATCGGTATGTATTTggaaaagtgtttttttatacaaacttaTCATTTGTTAGGAattgaattatacatatttaaagagATTTCATATCAAAAGCGTTATGGGTTTCTCTTTGAACGCATACATAGCTATCAATGCAAGCAAAAActaatttgtaaatataaaagatattattaatttaaaacaatccGGAATTGACAGCTACTGGAAAGTACCCGATTATTAAtgtcttttttagttttatttatttaatttttttttaatttattattattaataaatttatttttatatacaaaacgtTCAAATAGTTGTGTTAAATGTCGGAGAAGCAATATAGAAATACacataagtattttttcaaattagagTCATCTATAGTGAAATATTGATGTTCGCGATAATTTTCCGTCAAGTATTCTATTGAAAGTACAATTCTTGATGCCGAGTTCGGCGCGTTTAGATTAAAATCCTTaactaataatttatcttctttCTCTTCAATGTAGATCACAATTTGTACAAGCGCTTGTATTGTCGACTCTTTCCTATGACTCACTCGACACCATTGCAATGGGTGGTGGCGAGACGGAGCGCGATAATCGTGGCGAATCGCAGGAAACCAATAGTGATAATGTAAATAATGAGAAAGTCTCAGCAGCGAACACAAAAAGTGATGCTAATGCGAGGGAATCGTTGATGAACAACAACACCGATGCCTCTGCACAAACTACAAACACCAGTGGTAGCAGTAGCGTTAGCGCCGGAACTATGCCTGGTAGCGGCCGCCAGCAGGTACATCAGCAGCAACAGACCACTCCGGAGGATATTGCCGACGAGTACAAAcaactgcagcagcaacaacaacaacaggcacAGCAGCAAACCTACGCATCAAAGAAGAAATCAACGAGTAACAGCGGTGTGAGTGGCGGCGCTGGGGGAACAGGCGGTAAACCAACAGCTGACAGAGGCATTGAACGGCGGGGCCGTCCACCACCTCCACCAGTTGGTGGTGGCGCAGCAGCTGCTGGATCACAGCCCCAACAACAACATTCTAGGTAGTGCTATCGTCCTCATCAGCCATGACATGAACATAAACAGCAAATACTAATAAAACTGCAacataaacacaaacaaaagaaaCATCAATTAGGAAAACCGCAGCAAAAGTACATCTacaatcacaacaacagcaattccACATTTAGCACATGAACACTGGAGACGAACGATGCCGTCGACAAATGAAAAAACATAACGCTGTAAACACAAGTGGGGGCagttaaaaccaaaataaaagtgCTTTGAAACCGTATGCAACGTGGCTAAAGGCTAAAGGATGATATAATGGACACATATAGAAGCAGCAGATGCAACAAGCAGagtaaaacattataaatatggtttattaaatatattataattattaaaatttatataattataaaaagaaaaaacaaaaacaaagagaaggcaacccaaccaaccaacacACCTATTGTAATGAAATGaactaattataattttaaagaaattgaatatttaaaattaaaggaaacactattaaaatataaataaccaaATTATCTGTAGCATGACCAATTTGAATATACACTACACGTTTAACTGAATGTATGGAGACAAAGTATGTTTATGTAAAATGAACGCGCGCAACTATGTAGGTCGAAGGAGGCATGAGGTGCGTAAAGAGTAGAGTTCAAATTGGTTATTGTGGTTAAATTGTATGCAAAATGCTACGATTTTGATATAATACATTTTAGTGTGAAATTTCGGAAGGTTTTTAGCGCGAAAAGGTTTTCAATTATTCTCTATTTATGCAACCTGCGTTCATGTACATACGTCCTATTGCAATAtcaatataattacatatatttatttcgataACAGTTAGATATTTGTTTTCCGCACAGCTTATTTCAAGAAACGTTTTGTCATGTGCAAAAATAGTTCGATCTTAAATACGAGAAATATGCCTTCTTCCATTCACCTTTGTTCTAACGACTTTTCATGTGATTTctcaattataaattattagctAGTAgggttaattttgtttatagaTCCATATAAGTGTAattgaaatactttttattgGTGACATGGTTTTAAAAATCATGCAAATGTCTGTATTGAATTTGGCGAGTTcgtaaatatatagtacatcaTCGACCAGCATTATTTCTTTCTATTCTGTTTTAGGATCTGTTAATTGGTaataaattttggtaatttgtCAAAGCTTAGGTATTGTTATTAAGGCAAAAGAAGAACTAGATGTCTGCTTAAAGTCATCTTCGGTTAATGCTTCAAAAacgtatttttgtttaaaacgtCAGAAATTACTATACGCATACTACGTTAGTGGAAACAAAAATGTTACTACGGCAGGCGTAACTATGGATGCTAAAATTTCGAAAAGCCAAAaatgattgtttttgtttttttttttattcgccgaaactaaaatttatttatatactatatgtatacgtaGCGAATGCGTAAAAACAACGGgtttatataaattgtataatttcaaagagtaaaagataaaatattcaATGTCTATAGAAAGTAGATATAATaacgaaaatattgaattgcgGGGATTGGTTAGCGCAACTAATACACATCTAATGTTTAAATGAGTCCCTACGAAACTGGTAATGAGTTCTTGAATTTGTGAATGAAACGTTTCAAATGCTGAAAATGATGATATGATTGTATTGtaagaatatttaataaatttaaaagtattacaaggttattttaatttgttgtgcCTACATAAATCAGTTTTTAAGCaagtaagaaaaagaaaaagcgtcgttttattgttttttaaaaatattctattgTTTGTTGAAAAAGCCTGTTTGTGATCCTTACTTTTACCCAGGTATAAATGTGGGAGACCcaataaagtaaatatgtatatgaataatcaacgtgacgagctgagttgatttagccatgcccgtctgtctgtatacacgcgaactagtctctcggTTTTTGCATACGTCCCTCCCAAAAGCTGCTCATCTGGCGGAATCGGCGGTAagggaccactatatcatatagcttctttacgaaatttggctgCAACCGAAGTTGacgtttttcttattttatttatattgaatgcaaacatatataattactgacaaataaatgtttgtttaccATTCTTTCAAATTTAAGCAAAACTCTCATTTTTTTAGCCTGGTGCTTATTAAAATCTTCGAAACGCTAATTAGGGCTATCCACGTCTTTTTgtcaactttaaataaaaaatcagataaaacaaagttaaaagttttgccatatttttatatcaacatatatgtatttaatattttaattcttatctaattttatataattttca contains the following coding sequences:
- the LOC105226595 gene encoding E3 ubiquitin-protein ligase Kcmf1; amino-acid sequence: MSRHEGVSCDSCLKSNFNGRRYKCLICYDYDLCADCYEDGVTSTRHLVDHPMQCILTRSDIELFFGGEMLNSEQPQSFTCPYCKRMGFSDATLLEHVSAEHTETSLEVVCPVCAGLPGGEPNLVTDDFAGHLTLEHRTGPRELISFLDEPSAIRHGGGVRRIPGRTLGGPRARRSNMHFSSSSGLSALSPSGRESVDPIAELLSQLSGVRRGGPQTSQLQQLQMQIQLERQQVTATRQQLERLPRRAHPMVSSSNSNATMPEVISSGPILSGSGSGGSGGSGASGSGSLNGGGGSSCRTNEWTVNPSLGAQQQSQSGLTGSAGINNRESGGGSGNVNGGSGSNANNILGMSIAGGAVGAGVNSASNGADVQSQFLLTKFMQPTLSDTEWAEMERERSDRSQFVQALVLSTLSYDSLDTIAMGGGETERDNRGESQETNSDNVNNEKVSAANTKSDANARESLMNNNTDASAQTTNTSGSSSVSAGTMPGSGRQQVHQQQQTTPEDIADEYKQLQQQQQQQAQQQTYASKKKSTSNSGVSGGAGGTGGKPTADRGIERRGRPPPPPVGGGAAAAGSQPQQQHSR